One Cellulomonas sp. Y8 DNA segment encodes these proteins:
- a CDS encoding response regulator transcription factor, which produces MPTDTERVRVLVVEDESVLAAVIGDYLRADGYDVAVVGDGAHALETARSIAPHVVVLDLGLPGVDGIEVCRRLREFSDAYVVMLTARADETEVLQGLRSGADDYMTKPFRPRELLARVRTLLRRARTPGPLAPPTREIGGLRVDLRSREVTLEGAAVDLTPTEFDLLACLIDNAGTAMSRRALIEALRGENWFGDESLIDVHVLHLRRKLGDDAATQRFVRTVRGIGYQLGDG; this is translated from the coding sequence ATGCCCACTGACACCGAACGCGTGCGCGTGCTGGTCGTCGAGGACGAGAGCGTGCTCGCCGCCGTCATCGGCGACTACCTACGTGCCGACGGCTACGACGTGGCCGTGGTCGGCGACGGCGCCCACGCGCTGGAAACCGCCCGCTCGATCGCGCCGCACGTCGTGGTGCTCGACCTCGGCCTGCCCGGAGTTGACGGCATCGAGGTGTGCCGGCGTCTGCGGGAGTTCTCCGACGCCTACGTGGTGATGCTCACCGCACGCGCGGACGAGACGGAGGTGCTGCAGGGCCTGCGTTCCGGTGCGGACGACTACATGACCAAGCCGTTCCGGCCGCGCGAGCTGCTCGCCCGGGTCCGCACGCTGCTGCGACGCGCTCGCACACCCGGCCCGCTGGCACCGCCGACGCGTGAGATCGGCGGCCTGCGCGTGGACCTGCGCAGCCGCGAGGTCACACTCGAAGGGGCGGCGGTGGACCTGACGCCGACCGAGTTCGACCTGCTCGCCTGCCTGATCGACAACGCCGGGACCGCCATGTCGCGGCGCGCGCTGATCGAGGCGCTGCGGGGGGAGAACTGGTTCGGCGACGAGAGCCTGATCGACGTGCACGTGCTGCACCTGCGGCGCAAGCTCGGCGACGACGCCGCGACTCAGCGGTTCGTCCGCACAGTGCGCGGCATCGGCTACCAGCTGGGCGACGGATGA
- a CDS encoding cation diffusion facilitator family transporter, with protein sequence MSHGHDHAPVGGGDHRRRLAIAFGLTSTVLVAQAVGALITGSLALLVDTAHMLTDAAGLAMALVAAHLSLKPATSRRTWGYRRAEVLGALAQSAVLLAVGGYVLVEGIRRLFSPPEVPSTELIVFGIIGLVANVAAIAVLASGRKANFNLRAAFLEVLNDALGSVGVIVAAVVIATTGWQQADAIAGLLIGALIVPRAIKLLRETSAVLLESTPAGLDLDAVRDHLLGVEHVRAVHDLHATLVATGLPVITAHVTVDDECFSDGHTARILDQLQDCLTSHFPISVEHSTFQIEPASHRTHEHLGHA encoded by the coding sequence GTGAGCCACGGGCACGACCACGCGCCCGTGGGCGGTGGCGACCACCGGCGCCGGCTCGCGATCGCGTTCGGCCTGACCTCGACGGTCCTGGTCGCCCAGGCCGTGGGTGCCCTGATCACCGGTAGCCTCGCACTGCTGGTCGACACCGCGCACATGCTCACCGACGCCGCGGGCCTGGCGATGGCGCTGGTCGCCGCGCACCTCTCCCTCAAGCCGGCGACGTCCCGGCGGACCTGGGGCTACCGGCGGGCCGAGGTGCTGGGCGCGCTGGCGCAGTCCGCGGTGCTGCTGGCCGTCGGCGGGTACGTGCTTGTCGAGGGGATCCGGCGGCTGTTCTCCCCGCCTGAGGTGCCGTCGACCGAGCTCATCGTGTTCGGCATCATCGGCCTGGTCGCGAACGTGGCGGCCATCGCGGTCTTGGCCAGCGGGCGCAAGGCGAACTTCAACCTGCGCGCCGCGTTCCTGGAGGTGCTCAACGACGCGCTCGGCTCGGTCGGCGTCATCGTCGCGGCGGTCGTCATCGCGACCACCGGCTGGCAGCAGGCCGACGCCATCGCTGGCCTCCTCATCGGCGCGCTCATCGTCCCGCGCGCCATCAAGCTGCTCCGCGAGACCAGCGCCGTGCTGCTCGAGTCCACTCCTGCCGGGCTCGACCTCGACGCGGTGCGCGACCACCTGCTGGGCGTCGAGCACGTGCGCGCGGTGCACGACCTGCACGCGACCCTGGTCGCCACCGGCCTGCCGGTCATCACGGCGCACGTCACGGTCGACGACGAGTGCTTCTCCGACGGGCACACCGCCCGCATCCTCGACCAGCTCCAGGACTGCCTGACCTCGCACTTCCCGATCTCGGTCGAGCACTCCACGTTCCAGATCGAACCCGCGTCGCACCGCACGCACGAGCACCTCGGGCACGCATGA
- a CDS encoding copper resistance CopC family protein — protein MHHVPTPTPLRRRSVARLALIPVLALAAFAVSTGPAAAHSGMTGSDPADGATVDVAPDAVSLTFNEAPQALGTEVAVVGPDGARVSEGVTTVADVTVTQALSATRPAGTYVIQWRVTSADGHPLSGELTFTASAGTGVQASVDEGSTHPEPEPIQETTAPSAENTAETAAPSGMDEEEISWQWGPTSIIALVAIAAAAGALVVVALRLRRRNFGTRGEDLEHGDR, from the coding sequence ATGCACCACGTCCCCACGCCCACGCCGCTGCGCCGACGGTCGGTGGCCCGCCTCGCGCTGATCCCGGTGCTCGCCCTCGCAGCGTTTGCCGTGTCCACCGGTCCGGCCGCCGCGCACTCGGGGATGACGGGCTCGGATCCTGCGGACGGCGCAACGGTCGATGTCGCGCCCGACGCCGTCTCGCTCACGTTCAACGAGGCACCGCAGGCGCTCGGTACCGAGGTCGCGGTGGTTGGTCCCGATGGAGCGCGCGTCAGCGAGGGCGTAACCACGGTCGCCGACGTCACGGTCACCCAGGCCCTGTCCGCGACTCGACCTGCCGGGACCTACGTGATCCAGTGGCGGGTGACCTCTGCCGACGGGCACCCGCTGTCCGGTGAACTCACGTTCACGGCCTCGGCCGGTACCGGCGTCCAGGCGTCGGTCGACGAGGGATCCACCCATCCAGAGCCGGAACCGATCCAGGAGACCACCGCACCGAGCGCCGAGAACACTGCAGAGACCGCCGCGCCGAGCGGCATGGACGAGGAGGAGATCTCCTGGCAGTGGGGCCCGACCTCGATCATCGCCCTGGTCGCGATCGCTGCCGCAGCCGGCGCACTCGTCGTGGTCGCGCTGCGCCTGCGCCGACGCAACTTCGGGACCCGGGGCGAGGACCTGGAGCACGGCGACCGGTGA
- a CDS encoding TlpA disulfide reductase family protein: MPNQGYVSGDGSVQTWDVDERGEPVAVTGTTYQGEQVDTADWLGQIVVLNTWYAACPPCRSEAPTLAALARDRADDGVRLLGINVEDAAGAALAFERTFDIPYPSIDDSGGTAVSALSGTIPLQAVPTTVILDRQGRVAARIVGLAEESTLGAVVDDVVAESGAP, translated from the coding sequence GTGCCGAACCAGGGCTACGTCTCCGGCGACGGCAGCGTCCAGACCTGGGACGTCGACGAACGGGGCGAGCCGGTCGCCGTCACCGGCACGACGTACCAGGGCGAACAGGTCGACACTGCGGACTGGCTCGGGCAGATCGTGGTGCTCAACACCTGGTACGCCGCGTGCCCGCCGTGCCGGAGCGAGGCGCCGACGCTCGCCGCGCTCGCCCGCGACCGCGCGGACGACGGCGTTCGTCTGCTCGGGATCAACGTCGAGGACGCCGCGGGCGCGGCGCTGGCGTTCGAGCGCACCTTCGACATCCCGTACCCGTCGATCGACGACTCCGGGGGCACGGCGGTCAGCGCCCTGTCGGGGACCATCCCGCTCCAGGCCGTTCCCACCACCGTGATCCTCGACCGCCAGGGACGAGTCGCCGCACGAATCGTCGGCCTCGCCGAGGAATCCACCCTCGGCGCCGTCGTCGACGACGTCGTCGCCGAGTCAGGTGCGCCGTGA
- a CDS encoding M23 family metallopeptidase has product MAVLVALAPAAGSADDLDDRRRAAQQRADAAQRRAEDLQASIEGLSADLAQAVSDLAATEARLPAAQQELRTAQDELAGAERRAELVQARLVDATDQRDSISADLTENAARDQDVRDSIGQLARQAYQGGGDMSAIAVVLDAQSVDDFNRRYQAAATAQRAQRELVQELADLAGDARNAQTRLTAVTDRIGELKAEAEAEVVRADQARAAAATREQEIEDLIADQRSTQQRLAGMKNQAEAERAQVESDRAAVEQELAGIIAEQQRAAAAKPAPAAPGAQQPAAPPPPSNGAGAIFANPTSINPMYVTSSYGMRLHPILGYTRLHAGIDLRTYCNTPLYAPRDATVQWAQRRGTFGNQVMLNYGTVNGQPMMSSSNHLTSFAVSTGQQVRRGDLIGYSGNTGLSGACHLHFEVYVNGSTVDPAPLLGR; this is encoded by the coding sequence GTGGCCGTCCTGGTGGCTCTCGCCCCCGCAGCGGGCTCAGCTGACGACCTCGACGACCGGCGACGTGCAGCCCAGCAACGCGCTGACGCCGCCCAGCGCCGCGCCGAGGACCTGCAGGCGTCGATCGAGGGCCTGTCCGCCGACCTCGCGCAGGCCGTCAGCGATCTCGCAGCGACCGAGGCCCGGCTGCCCGCCGCCCAGCAGGAGCTCAGGACCGCACAGGACGAACTGGCCGGCGCCGAACGGCGCGCCGAGCTCGTGCAGGCCCGCCTCGTCGACGCCACGGACCAGCGCGACAGCATCAGCGCCGACCTGACCGAGAACGCCGCCCGCGACCAAGACGTCCGGGACAGCATCGGCCAACTCGCGCGCCAGGCGTACCAGGGCGGGGGTGACATGTCCGCCATCGCGGTGGTCCTCGACGCCCAGAGCGTCGATGACTTCAACCGCCGCTACCAGGCCGCCGCGACCGCGCAGCGCGCCCAGCGCGAGCTCGTCCAGGAGCTTGCCGACCTCGCCGGCGACGCCCGGAACGCACAGACCCGTCTGACCGCCGTCACCGATCGGATCGGCGAGCTGAAGGCCGAGGCCGAGGCCGAGGTGGTGCGCGCCGACCAGGCTCGCGCCGCCGCAGCGACGCGTGAGCAGGAGATCGAGGACCTGATCGCCGACCAGCGCTCAACCCAGCAGCGCCTAGCCGGCATGAAGAACCAGGCCGAAGCCGAGCGCGCCCAGGTCGAGAGCGACCGCGCCGCGGTCGAGCAAGAGCTCGCCGGCATCATCGCCGAGCAGCAGCGCGCCGCCGCAGCCAAGCCGGCGCCCGCGGCGCCCGGCGCACAGCAACCGGCCGCGCCCCCGCCGCCCTCCAACGGCGCGGGTGCGATCTTCGCCAACCCGACCTCGATCAACCCGATGTACGTCACGTCCAGCTACGGCATGCGGCTGCACCCGATCCTTGGGTACACGCGCCTGCACGCCGGGATCGACCTACGCACCTACTGCAACACCCCGCTGTACGCCCCGCGCGACGCGACCGTGCAGTGGGCGCAGCGGCGCGGGACGTTCGGCAATCAGGTGATGCTGAACTACGGCACCGTGAACGGTCAGCCGATGATGAGCAGCTCGAACCACCTCACGAGCTTTGCCGTGTCGACCGGTCAGCAGGTGCGCCGGGGCGACCTCATCGGTTACTCCGGCAACACGGGCCTGTCTGGTGCCTGCCATCTGCACTTCGAGGTGTACGTGAACGGCTCCACCGTCGACCCCGCACCGCTGCTGGGGCGGTGA
- a CDS encoding metalloregulator ArsR/SmtB family transcription factor gives MTSPMVDIENEVRSADDAVLTAPTAALFRALGEPARLTMLRHLFTGEHSVRELTEHLGLAQSTVSVHLACLRDCGLVTVRQRGRSSIYAIADPGRLATLVGAAEDLLRGGSSPDSCAHLAGDLR, from the coding sequence ATGACATCCCCCATGGTCGATATTGAGAACGAAGTCCGTTCCGCTGATGACGCCGTGCTCACGGCCCCGACCGCCGCGCTGTTCCGGGCGCTCGGCGAGCCGGCCCGGCTGACGATGCTGCGCCACCTGTTCACCGGGGAGCACTCGGTGCGCGAGCTGACCGAGCACCTCGGGCTCGCGCAGTCCACGGTGAGCGTGCATCTGGCCTGCCTGCGGGACTGTGGGCTGGTCACCGTGCGGCAGCGCGGCCGGTCATCGATCTACGCGATCGCCGACCCGGGCCGCCTGGCGACGCTCGTCGGCGCGGCGGAGGACCTGCTGCGCGGCGGGTCGAGCCCGGACTCGTGCGCGCACCTCGCGGGGGACCTGCGGTGA
- a CDS encoding cell wall metabolism sensor histidine kinase WalK — protein sequence MRTPLATLTVYVDSIEDGLRDPDAATLQVLRDQVNRLSRLAEDVSAVSLAEERRLPLRLADAAPEDLVRAAAAAANPAYAAKGVYLQVDTAARAPAVVVDRDRIGQVLANLLDNALRHSDPGAAVVVRVRAERDAVAIGVHDTGDGIAPEHLSHVFDRFYRADAARDRDHGGSGIGLTVSRAFAEAHDGSLEAASPGAGQGATFTLRLPARRARAGADSAR from the coding sequence ATGCGCACGCCGCTGGCCACCCTGACCGTGTATGTCGACTCGATCGAGGACGGGCTTCGGGACCCTGACGCCGCGACGCTGCAGGTGCTGCGCGACCAGGTGAACCGGCTGAGCCGGCTCGCGGAGGACGTCTCGGCGGTGTCACTCGCCGAGGAGCGGCGCCTGCCGCTGCGCCTCGCGGACGCCGCCCCGGAGGACCTGGTGCGCGCCGCGGCCGCTGCGGCCAACCCTGCCTATGCCGCCAAGGGCGTGTACCTCCAGGTCGACACCGCGGCCCGCGCCCCGGCAGTCGTCGTGGACCGCGACCGCATCGGGCAGGTCCTGGCCAACCTTCTGGACAACGCGCTGCGGCACAGCGACCCCGGAGCCGCCGTCGTCGTGCGGGTCCGCGCCGAGCGGGACGCCGTCGCCATCGGCGTGCACGACACGGGCGACGGCATCGCCCCGGAACACCTGTCCCACGTGTTCGACCGGTTCTACCGGGCCGACGCGGCCCGCGACCGGGACCACGGTGGCTCAGGGATCGGGCTGACGGTGAGCAGGGCGTTCGCGGAGGCACACGACGGATCGTTGGAAGCCGCCAGCCCCGGCGCCGGGCAGGGCGCCACCTTCACGCTCCGGCTACCCGCACGGCGGGCACGAGCCGGCGCAGACAGCGCCAGATGA
- a CDS encoding HAMP domain-containing protein, which produces MSRAPWRGWGVALRLSVALSAVTLVTVATAGLVASLIGPGIFHENLLQHNEDASDDATEHAEAAFGTAGSVSLGAALLLALLVSSVLSIWIAGRVTRSLQPIVAAAGSVARGVYDRRVPVPGLGAEFDDVATAMNAMSERPRARRRHPPPAAGRPGPRDAHAAGHPDRVCRLDRGRASGP; this is translated from the coding sequence ATGAGCCGCGCACCGTGGCGGGGCTGGGGGGTCGCCCTCCGGCTGAGCGTCGCGCTCTCGGCGGTCACGCTGGTCACCGTCGCGACCGCCGGGCTGGTCGCCTCGCTGATCGGGCCCGGGATCTTCCACGAGAACCTGTTGCAGCACAACGAGGACGCGTCCGACGACGCGACCGAGCACGCCGAAGCGGCGTTCGGCACGGCCGGCAGCGTCTCGCTGGGCGCGGCCCTGCTGCTCGCGCTGCTCGTGTCCTCGGTGTTGAGCATCTGGATCGCGGGGCGAGTGACCCGGTCGCTGCAACCGATCGTCGCGGCCGCCGGGAGCGTGGCGCGTGGGGTGTATGACCGCCGGGTCCCCGTCCCTGGGTTGGGCGCCGAGTTCGACGACGTCGCGACCGCGATGAACGCGATGTCCGAGCGCCCTCGAGCACGTCGACGGCACCCGCCGCCGGCTGCTGGCAGACCTGGCCCACGAGATGCGCACGCCGCTGGCCACCCTGACCGTGTATGTCGACTCGATCGAGGACGGGCTTCGGGACCCTGA
- the fliL gene encoding flagellar basal body-associated protein FliL yields MPEQRIIGSSSRIGGQRPSSSASTDSQPTPAPVPTPAKRSRRTLVLVAILVAVAGVAWYLLRGNAASEAEPAEVELGTVQAVEPISINLANGRYLRLGLGLQLTAEVAEDVDTVKALDLAIALFSQRSIDELNTPEGRDALKNQLATQLTEVYEGEVVDVYFSNFVYQ; encoded by the coding sequence ATGCCCGAACAGCGAATCATCGGTTCCAGCAGCAGGATCGGTGGCCAGCGACCATCATCGTCGGCGAGCACCGACTCCCAGCCCACGCCCGCGCCCGTACCGACGCCGGCCAAGCGCAGCAGACGCACCCTCGTGCTCGTCGCGATCCTCGTCGCCGTGGCGGGCGTGGCCTGGTACCTGCTTCGCGGGAACGCTGCATCGGAAGCGGAACCGGCGGAAGTCGAGCTCGGCACCGTGCAGGCGGTCGAACCGATCAGCATCAACCTCGCGAACGGCCGCTACCTGCGTCTGGGCCTCGGCCTGCAGCTCACCGCCGAGGTGGCCGAGGACGTCGACACCGTCAAGGCGCTGGATCTCGCGATCGCGTTGTTCTCCCAGCGGTCGATCGACGAGCTGAACACCCCCGAGGGCAGGGACGCACTCAAGAACCAGCTCGCGACCCAGCTGACCGAGGTCTACGAGGGAGAGGTCGTCGACGTGTACTTCAGCAACTTCGTCTACCAGTGA
- a CDS encoding isoprenylcysteine carboxylmethyltransferase family protein yields the protein MSRRVGTAMPPVAFAAVAGAVQLAVSRGRRPTPGSLAAAALPAATAAWLLGDALVRFRRARTTVDPLAPAGASTLVTTGANRVSRNPMYLGMAAALLAHAVALRSPAALAPVAGFVAVLTAGQITAEEDALDERFGESYARYCAEVPRWADLRSVRVVAATGSMKIR from the coding sequence ATGAGCCGCCGCGTCGGTACGGCGATGCCGCCCGTGGCGTTCGCCGCGGTCGCGGGCGCTGTGCAGCTGGCGGTCTCCCGGGGGAGGCGGCCCACCCCCGGCTCGCTCGCGGCCGCCGCGCTTCCTGCCGCCACCGCGGCGTGGCTGCTCGGCGACGCGCTCGTCCGATTCCGTCGCGCCCGCACGACCGTCGACCCCCTCGCCCCGGCGGGGGCAAGCACGCTCGTGACCACCGGGGCCAATCGGGTCAGCCGCAACCCGATGTACCTGGGGATGGCCGCGGCACTGCTCGCGCACGCGGTGGCCCTGCGGTCGCCCGCCGCGCTCGCCCCGGTGGCCGGGTTCGTCGCCGTGCTCACGGCCGGGCAGATCACTGCGGAGGAAGACGCGCTTGACGAGCGGTTCGGGGAGTCCTACGCGCGGTACTGCGCCGAGGTCCCCCGATGGGCCGACCTGCGCTCAGTGCGGGTGGTCGCCGCTACCGGTTCCATGAAGATCCGATGA
- a CDS encoding cytochrome c oxidase assembly protein — protein MASYLAPWIQPVPVLPVIAVLLGSAYVIGVILRHRSGHRWPVSRTLSFLGGCVVLLIVTGAGVEGYGYEMFSVFMFQQLTLMMFVAPLLVLGRPGTLLLHAAPHHGPGRVLLVGARRALRSPIAAAALHPAVTVPLFLLAFYGLYLTDAAGVVLSSWSGHTALEVALLVAGVLFAAPVLSRDPLPRRQSHAGRALDVAVEMPLHAFFGVVLMMATMPVVAAFGHPPASWGVDLVTDQQTAGALAWSYGELPTLIVLLIVLSRWHREETVSTALRDRRADRDGDVELDAYNAYLAGLAARDRRTT, from the coding sequence ATGGCCTCCTACCTCGCGCCGTGGATCCAGCCGGTTCCCGTGCTGCCGGTGATCGCCGTGCTTCTCGGTTCCGCCTACGTCATCGGCGTCATCCTGCGGCACCGCAGCGGGCACCGGTGGCCCGTGAGCCGGACGCTGTCGTTCCTCGGCGGGTGCGTCGTGCTGCTGATCGTCACCGGGGCAGGCGTCGAGGGCTACGGCTACGAGATGTTCTCGGTCTTCATGTTCCAGCAGCTCACCTTGATGATGTTCGTCGCTCCCCTGCTGGTGCTCGGCCGACCGGGCACTCTGCTCCTGCACGCGGCCCCGCATCACGGACCGGGCCGGGTGCTCCTGGTCGGGGCGCGCCGCGCGCTGCGGTCGCCGATCGCCGCCGCAGCGTTGCACCCGGCAGTCACGGTGCCGCTGTTCCTGCTCGCGTTCTACGGCCTGTACCTAACCGACGCCGCCGGTGTTGTGCTGTCCTCGTGGTCCGGGCACACGGCCCTGGAGGTGGCGCTCCTCGTCGCGGGCGTGCTGTTCGCGGCCCCGGTGCTGTCGCGTGACCCGCTACCGCGTCGACAGAGCCACGCCGGGCGTGCGCTGGACGTGGCGGTGGAGATGCCGCTGCACGCGTTCTTCGGGGTCGTACTGATGATGGCGACCATGCCCGTGGTCGCGGCGTTCGGGCACCCGCCAGCTAGTTGGGGGGTGGACTTGGTCACCGACCAGCAGACCGCCGGTGCCTTGGCCTGGTCCTACGGGGAACTGCCCACGCTGATCGTGCTGCTCATCGTCTTGTCCCGCTGGCACCGTGAGGAGACGGTCAGCACCGCGCTGCGCGACCGCCGCGCAGACAGGGACGGCGACGTCGAGCTCGACGCCTACAACGCCTACCTCGCCGGTCTCGCCGCCCGCGACCGGCGCACCACCTGA